One Candidatus Binatia bacterium DNA window includes the following coding sequences:
- a CDS encoding DNA-binding response regulator, whose product MIRAVVVDDEKLARDRLVGFLREAGDVAIEGEARNGPEALRLIEEKDPDLVLLDVQMPGMNGFEVLRRLQKRPHVVFATAYDEYALRAFEVEAVDYLLKPVSRDRLLEALRRVRARLESHAPPPDFAALVRRFEASRPRYLERIPVHRGRQILLLPVETVFWFAVEFRLVYAHTATDRYMTNFTLRELEEKLDPDVFFRAHKSRLVNLEQVRAIRRSLGRYRLVMKDEKATELELSRTQARVLRARLGW is encoded by the coding sequence GTGATCCGCGCTGTCGTGGTCGACGACGAAAAGCTCGCCCGGGACCGTCTCGTCGGCTTTCTCCGGGAAGCCGGCGACGTGGCCATCGAAGGCGAGGCGAGAAACGGGCCCGAAGCGCTACGGTTGATCGAGGAGAAGGACCCGGACCTCGTGCTTCTCGACGTGCAGATGCCGGGCATGAACGGGTTCGAAGTCCTGCGCCGGCTCCAGAAGCGTCCGCACGTCGTCTTCGCCACGGCGTACGACGAGTACGCGCTCCGGGCCTTCGAGGTGGAAGCGGTCGACTACCTCCTCAAGCCGGTCTCGCGAGACCGGCTTCTCGAGGCACTCCGGCGCGTACGGGCGAGGCTCGAATCCCATGCGCCGCCGCCCGACTTCGCCGCGCTCGTGCGGAGGTTCGAAGCCTCTCGCCCCCGCTACCTCGAACGCATCCCCGTACATCGCGGCAGGCAGATCCTGCTCCTGCCGGTCGAGACCGTTTTCTGGTTCGCCGTCGAGTTCCGGCTCGTCTACGCGCACACGGCGACGGACCGCTACATGACGAACTTCACGCTACGGGAACTCGAAGAGAAGCTCGACCCGGACGTTTTCTTCCGGGCACACAAATCCAGGCTCGTGAACCTCGAGCAGGTGCGCGCCATTCGACGATCGCTGGGCCGCTACCGACTCGTCATGAAGGACGAGAAAGCCACGGAGCTCGAGCTCAGCCGGACCCAGGCCCGGGTGCTCCGCGCCCGGCTCGGCTGGTAG
- a CDS encoding formyltetrahydrofolate deformylase, protein MKKNRAVVSVVGRDQKGVVARISTFLARCNCNIEEVEQKVVEGLFVMTMVVDVTELSVSLDELVLGLRKIGDEIHMEVTTHLYGEQQRQRVGILVTKEPHCLEALVADRDAGRINGELVVVLSNHEVLRPVAEKAGIPFFWHPSTDKRAHEAFLLEKLSEYRVDLVVLARYMQILSPEFVGRYPNRIINIHPSLLPYHPGANAYRQAFEEGVRVSGCTAHFVTEQLDQGPIILQDVFPIRVGEDTLEDVKSRGKALEGKVLSQAVQLYLNGQLVVKDNKVLFRPARVPRAGN, encoded by the coding sequence ATGAAAAAAAACCGGGCCGTGGTGTCGGTCGTCGGGCGGGATCAAAAGGGCGTCGTCGCCCGAATTTCCACGTTTCTCGCGCGGTGCAACTGCAACATCGAGGAAGTCGAACAGAAGGTCGTCGAGGGTCTTTTCGTGATGACGATGGTGGTCGACGTGACCGAACTTTCCGTGAGCCTCGACGAGCTCGTGCTCGGACTCCGGAAGATCGGAGACGAGATCCACATGGAGGTGACGACGCATCTCTACGGCGAACAACAGCGGCAGAGGGTGGGCATCCTCGTGACGAAAGAGCCGCACTGTCTCGAGGCCCTCGTCGCCGATCGGGACGCGGGTCGGATCAACGGCGAGCTCGTGGTCGTGCTGTCCAACCACGAGGTCTTGCGCCCCGTGGCCGAGAAGGCGGGAATTCCCTTCTTCTGGCACCCCTCGACGGACAAACGTGCCCACGAGGCCTTTCTCCTCGAGAAACTCTCCGAGTACCGGGTCGACCTCGTCGTTCTGGCCCGTTACATGCAGATTCTGAGCCCCGAGTTCGTCGGCAGATACCCGAACCGGATCATCAACATCCATCCCTCCTTGCTTCCCTACCATCCGGGAGCGAACGCCTACCGGCAGGCTTTCGAGGAAGGCGTGCGCGTTTCGGGGTGCACGGCCCACTTCGTGACCGAGCAGCTCGACCAGGGGCCCATCATCCTGCAGGACGTCTTCCCCATCCGCGTCGGCGAGGACACCCTCGAAGACGTGAAAAGCCGGGGCAAGGCCCTCGAGGGCAAGGTGCTGTCGCAAGCGGTGCAGCTCTATCTCAACGGGCAGCTCGTCGTGAAGGACAACAAGGTCCTTTTTCGTCCGGCGCGGGTGCCGCGCGCGGGAAATTGA
- a CDS encoding 3-oxoacyl-ACP reductase: MAGRFEGRVAVVTGAASGIGAATAKRFAEEGARLCLADIAREKGEALARALERTGAEVLFVPTDVRDREAVESLMQAAVDRFGRLDVVFNNAGIGAYGKTPDLDPELWHEVLAVDLHSVFYGCRAAIPHMRKQGKGSIVNTASISGLFGDYGLCAYNAAKAAVVNYTRTVAIDHARENIRVNCVCPGPIETALLEPLLSLPRAREEYEDRVPLGRLGRAEEVAAAVAFLASDDASYITGAALVVDGGITAATGQPSITRLLGLDRETGGA, encoded by the coding sequence ATGGCGGGTCGCTTCGAGGGCCGCGTGGCCGTGGTCACCGGAGCCGCTTCCGGAATCGGGGCCGCGACGGCGAAACGCTTCGCGGAGGAAGGCGCACGCTTGTGTCTCGCCGACATCGCGCGGGAAAAAGGAGAAGCCTTGGCCCGTGCCCTGGAACGAACGGGCGCCGAGGTGCTCTTCGTCCCGACCGACGTCCGGGACCGGGAGGCCGTCGAGTCGCTCATGCAAGCGGCCGTCGATCGCTTCGGGCGACTCGACGTCGTTTTCAACAATGCCGGCATCGGTGCCTACGGAAAGACACCCGACCTCGACCCCGAGCTCTGGCACGAGGTGCTCGCCGTCGACCTCCACTCGGTCTTCTACGGATGCCGCGCCGCGATCCCTCACATGCGAAAGCAGGGAAAGGGCTCGATCGTCAACACAGCGTCGATTTCGGGTCTTTTCGGCGACTACGGGCTCTGCGCTTACAACGCCGCGAAAGCGGCCGTCGTGAACTACACGCGAACGGTAGCGATCGACCACGCAAGGGAAAACATCCGCGTGAACTGCGTGTGCCCGGGGCCCATCGAAACCGCACTGCTCGAACCTCTCCTCTCCTTGCCGCGGGCCCGCGAGGAATACGAGGACCGGGTTCCCCTGGGGCGCCTCGGGCGAGCCGAAGAGGTGGCCGCGGCCGTCGCCTTCCTCGCCTCCGACGACGCTTCCTACATCACGGGTGCGGCGTTGGTCGTCGACGGCGGTATCACGGCGGCCACGGGGCAGCCCAGCATCACCCGGCTGCTCGGCCTCGACCGAGAGACGGGCGGCGCATGA
- a CDS encoding acyl-CoA dehydrogenase, giving the protein MNFDFSEDQKLLQKTAREYLEKHCPVATARAVLEGGEPFARRLWAEIGELGWLATAVPTSFGGAGFGALELCLLAYELGRALAPVPFSSTAYLAIEALLVAGSEEQKARFLPELATGTKIGTLAFVETPGRTPFRNLETRVEHGRLHGKKLVVPDAVAADLAVVVAREGDRTVLAVAELASDRVRRVPLASIDPSRPVGSLEFRGASCEVLAESGEDVVAHVFDRAAALFAFEQLGGAERAFASTREYCLERYAFGRPVASFQAIKHRFADLFVGLELARSNAYYAAWALAEAPEELRFAAPNARIAASEVFELASTEMIQLHGGVGFTWEYDCHLFYRRAKALGLVLGSPRFWKDLLVRRLAGPADS; this is encoded by the coding sequence ATGAACTTCGATTTTTCCGAGGACCAGAAGCTTCTGCAGAAGACGGCCCGGGAGTACCTCGAGAAACACTGTCCGGTCGCGACCGCTCGTGCCGTCCTCGAGGGAGGCGAACCTTTCGCCCGCCGCCTCTGGGCGGAAATCGGCGAGCTCGGCTGGCTCGCGACGGCGGTGCCCACGTCTTTCGGTGGCGCGGGTTTCGGGGCCCTCGAGCTCTGCCTTCTCGCTTACGAACTCGGCCGGGCTCTGGCCCCGGTTCCCTTTTCTTCCACGGCCTATCTGGCCATCGAGGCTCTTCTGGTAGCCGGGTCGGAAGAGCAGAAGGCGCGTTTTCTCCCGGAACTCGCTACCGGCACGAAGATCGGCACCCTGGCTTTCGTGGAAACTCCGGGCCGAACTCCGTTCCGAAACCTCGAGACGCGAGTCGAACACGGGAGGCTCCACGGCAAAAAGCTCGTCGTACCCGATGCCGTGGCCGCCGACCTGGCGGTCGTCGTGGCGCGAGAGGGGGACCGAACCGTTCTGGCCGTGGCGGAATTGGCCTCCGACCGGGTGCGCCGCGTGCCCCTGGCCTCGATCGATCCGTCGCGTCCCGTGGGTTCGCTCGAATTCCGGGGGGCCAGCTGCGAGGTCCTGGCCGAATCCGGGGAGGACGTCGTCGCCCACGTCTTCGACCGTGCGGCGGCGCTCTTCGCGTTCGAGCAACTGGGCGGGGCCGAGCGAGCCTTCGCGTCGACACGCGAATACTGCCTCGAGCGTTACGCCTTCGGACGGCCCGTCGCCTCCTTCCAGGCCATCAAGCACCGGTTCGCGGACCTGTTCGTGGGGCTCGAGCTCGCCCGCTCGAACGCTTACTACGCGGCCTGGGCGCTCGCCGAAGCTCCCGAAGAGCTGCGGTTCGCCGCGCCCAACGCGCGGATCGCGGCCAGCGAGGTGTTCGAGCTCGCCTCCACCGAAATGATCCAGCTCCACGGCGGCGTAGGGTTCACCTGGGAGTACGACTGCCACCTCTTCTACCGCCGCGCCAAGGCGCTCGGGCTCGTTCTGGGGAGCCCGAGGTTCTGGAAGGACTTGCTCGTTCGCCGACTCGCCGGCCCGGCGGATTCGTGA
- a CDS encoding acyl-CoA dehydrogenase, with product MDFRDTPEEAAFRAEARAWLEKNARALRPGARRAATQSRADADTVRRAKEWQARKAAAGWACLTWPREYGGRSLPPIYSVIWNQEESRFDTPPNLFAIGQGMLGPTIMAHGTEEQKKRYLPPMLRGEEIWCQLFSEPGAGSDLAALRTSAVRDGDHWVLNGQKTWTSGAHYSKWGMILTRTDPDAPKHEGITYFIVDMESPGIEIRPIRQMNGEANFNEVFFTDVRVPDSNRVGEVNGGWKAALTTLMNERAALGSGFAGPTFEDLLELCRTTLVDGRPAWEDASVRVRLADFYVRWKGLQYTNYRLLTALSRGTTPGPEASIGKLVAARLRQEMASFAADLQEAARRASRGRVAGGRNLAAVLPRGSRTPVGRGHRRDSAQHHRGAGARPSRGNSRGQGHPLPAATARARLNAAGERPRYRADARQKLDKVPGAR from the coding sequence ATGGACTTTCGTGACACGCCGGAAGAGGCGGCTTTTCGGGCCGAAGCACGGGCCTGGCTCGAGAAAAACGCCCGAGCGCTGCGGCCGGGGGCACGTCGTGCCGCCACGCAGAGCCGAGCCGACGCCGACACCGTCCGCCGCGCGAAGGAGTGGCAGGCCAGAAAGGCCGCCGCCGGCTGGGCGTGCCTCACGTGGCCGCGGGAATACGGCGGCCGGAGCCTGCCACCGATCTACTCCGTGATCTGGAACCAGGAAGAAAGCCGCTTCGACACCCCGCCGAACCTCTTCGCGATCGGACAGGGCATGCTCGGCCCCACGATCATGGCGCACGGGACCGAGGAGCAGAAAAAGCGCTACCTGCCGCCCATGCTCCGCGGAGAGGAAATCTGGTGCCAGCTCTTCAGCGAACCGGGAGCAGGGTCGGACCTCGCGGCTCTGCGAACGTCCGCAGTTCGCGACGGGGACCACTGGGTGCTCAACGGGCAAAAAACCTGGACCAGCGGCGCGCACTACTCGAAGTGGGGCATGATCCTCACGAGAACCGACCCCGACGCACCCAAGCACGAGGGGATCACGTACTTCATCGTCGACATGGAATCGCCGGGGATCGAAATCCGGCCCATCCGGCAGATGAACGGCGAAGCCAACTTCAACGAGGTGTTCTTCACGGACGTCAGGGTCCCCGACTCCAACCGGGTCGGCGAGGTGAACGGCGGCTGGAAAGCGGCGCTCACGACCCTCATGAACGAGCGGGCCGCCCTCGGGAGCGGCTTTGCGGGACCCACGTTCGAAGACCTTCTCGAGCTCTGCCGCACGACCCTGGTGGACGGCCGTCCTGCCTGGGAGGACGCGAGCGTCCGCGTACGGCTGGCCGACTTCTACGTGCGGTGGAAGGGGCTCCAATACACGAACTATCGACTCCTGACGGCGCTCTCGCGCGGGACGACACCGGGCCCCGAGGCGTCGATCGGAAAGCTGGTAGCAGCCAGACTCCGGCAAGAAATGGCGAGTTTCGCCGCGGATCTGCAGGAAGCCGCGAGGCGTGCTTCTCGGGGCCGAGTCGCCGGCGGAAGGAATCTGGCAGCAGTCCTTCCTCGGGGCTCCCGGACTCCGGTTGGCCGGGGGCACCGACGAGATTCTGCGCAACATCATCGCGGAGCGGGTGCTCGGCCTTCCCGCGGAAATTCGCGTGGACAAGGGCATCCCCTTCCGGCAGCTACCGCGAGGGCGCGCCTGAACGCCGCCGGCGAACGACCTCGGTACCGCGCGGACGCGCGGCAGAAACTTGACAAGGTCCCGGGGGCACGTTAG